In Candidatus Omnitrophota bacterium, a genomic segment contains:
- the neuC gene encoding UDP-N-acetylglucosamine 2-epimerase — MKRKVCVITGSRSDYGILQPVMKAIKKSKRLELFVIATSMHLMKEFGYTVREIEKDGFHINNRINISYWEDTGHAMAFSVGKAVSMFSDSFLRLKPDIVLVLGDRGEMLAAAIAANYMNIPVAHIHGGEVSGHIDGLVRHAITKLSNIHFPATDKAKERIKKLGERPDTVFKVGAPALDSVLSGRYAGKKELLKKYGLNDGPTLIVVQHPVSAETGKSASHMRTTLEAVKELQIQTIVIYSNADAGGRKMIDVIKRYERHSLIKAFKSIPHADYLGLMRISSVLVGNSSSGIIEAASFKLPVVNIGDRQRGRERCGNVIDADHGMNAILRAIKKALFDKKFRNKVRHCNNPYGDGHAGQRIADRLAAIRLNKELLVKQLTY, encoded by the coding sequence ATGAAACGTAAAGTCTGCGTTATAACAGGGTCGCGGTCGGATTATGGGATTCTCCAACCGGTGATGAAGGCGATAAAAAAATCTAAGCGCCTGGAACTCTTTGTTATCGCCACTTCCATGCATCTGATGAAGGAATTCGGCTATACGGTCCGCGAGATAGAGAAAGACGGTTTTCATATAAACAACAGGATAAACATTTCGTATTGGGAGGATACCGGCCATGCAATGGCGTTCTCCGTCGGGAAGGCCGTATCGATGTTCTCTGACAGTTTTCTCCGGCTGAAGCCCGATATAGTATTGGTGCTGGGCGATAGAGGAGAGATGCTTGCCGCGGCCATCGCCGCGAATTATATGAATATACCCGTCGCGCACATTCACGGAGGCGAGGTGTCGGGGCACATAGACGGACTTGTCAGGCACGCTATAACGAAGTTGTCCAACATACACTTTCCCGCTACGGATAAGGCGAAAGAAAGGATAAAAAAGCTGGGTGAGAGGCCGGATACGGTCTTTAAAGTCGGCGCGCCTGCCCTGGATAGTGTACTATCCGGCCGTTACGCGGGCAAGAAAGAACTTCTTAAGAAATACGGCCTCAATGACGGTCCGACATTGATCGTGGTCCAGCATCCTGTAAGCGCCGAAACAGGCAAGTCGGCGTCGCATATGCGGACGACGCTGGAAGCGGTCAAAGAGTTACAGATACAGACTATTGTAATATACTCCAATGCCGACGCCGGAGGCAGGAAGATGATCGATGTGATAAAAAGATACGAGAGGCATTCGCTCATAAAAGCCTTTAAGAGCATACCGCACGCAGACTACCTGGGGCTTATGAGAATATCGTCCGTCCTGGTGGGAAATTCTTCAAGCGGTATTATCGAAGCCGCTTCGTTCAAGCTTCCGGTCGTAAATATTGGCGATCGACAAAGGGGCCGCGAGCGTTGCGGTAACGTCATAGACGCCGATCATGGGATGAACGCAATTTTAAGGGCGATCAAAAAGGCGCTTTTCGATAAGAAATTCAGGAATAAGGTGAGACATTGCAATAATCCTTACGGCGACGGTCACGCAGGGCAACGTATAGCAGACAGACTGGCCGCAATACGCCTGAACAAAGAACTGCTTGTTAAGCAATTGACCTATTGA
- a CDS encoding acetyltransferase — MKKREKIVIFGAGGHGRVVLDILAEAGADTAGFIDEDIQKAGSIINGFKVLGDWKYLEGRKDLSVALGIGDNEMREKIFRKAKKFGLDIRSAVHPKAVISRTAKLGEGVVIMAGAVVNTGAALEDGVVVNTGATVDHDCRLGRFCQLWPGSHLAGTVSVGEFSYIGTGASVINNIRIGREVTVGAGAAVISDIPDNVKAVGVPAKII, encoded by the coding sequence ATGAAGAAAAGGGAAAAGATCGTGATATTCGGCGCCGGCGGGCATGGCAGGGTAGTCCTCGATATCCTCGCGGAGGCAGGCGCCGATACAGCCGGTTTTATCGATGAGGATATACAAAAGGCAGGCTCTATTATAAACGGTTTTAAGGTCCTGGGAGACTGGAAGTATCTGGAGGGCAGGAAGGATCTCTCTGTCGCCCTGGGTATAGGCGATAATGAAATGCGTGAGAAGATATTCAGAAAAGCAAAAAAGTTTGGCCTGGATATCCGCTCAGCCGTACATCCGAAGGCAGTCATTTCCAGAACGGCAAAACTTGGCGAAGGCGTTGTCATTATGGCCGGGGCGGTGGTCAATACTGGCGCCGCGCTGGAAGACGGGGTTGTGGTTAATACAGGAGCGACGGTCGATCACGATTGCCGTCTCGGAAGGTTCTGCCAGTTATGGCCCGGTTCGCATCTGGCGGGCACTGTAAGTGTCGGTGAATTTTCGTATATCGGTACGGGCGCATCCGTTATCAATAATATAAGAATAGGCAGGGAAGTCACAGTGGGCGCAGGGGCCGCGGTCATATCGGATATACCCGATAACGTGAAGGCTGTAGGCGTGCCCGCAAAAATTATATAA
- a CDS encoding NAD-dependent epimerase/dehydratase family protein has protein sequence MKLKNLKDVIAGAGSSIKDVMRLIDHSGLRVAYIVDAQKRLAGAISDSEIRKAILRGVDIRNKALDIANPDPIVFREEDAANPYSAERAVKRLLEKMPDSRYILVVDRNSRPKKIVRCRAFTSVANKEKHEHTGRKILVVGGAGYLGSILVRKLLARDIKVRVLDILMYGSKSVEGLLKNRMFELVNGDMRDISTIVRALSGVDAVVNLAAIVGDPACKNRPEAAIETNYLANKALAEACKYHQINRFVYASTCSVYGTMDGNKLLDENSALNPVSLYARSKIHAEEGILSLMDENFSPTILRMGTLYGCSPRMRFDLVVNTMTKTAVKSGRISVHGGGKQWRPMLHVDDAAEAYIKCLEAPIHRIRGEIFNVGSEDENYRIIRLAEIVKGCVPGSKLVMEGKANDPRNYSVSFAKIRKALKFRPVVRMEKGVMDIKKKIGEEIDNVDDPKYYNVEYSQ, from the coding sequence ATGAAGCTGAAAAACCTTAAAGATGTCATTGCCGGCGCGGGGTCGTCGATAAAAGACGTCATGAGACTTATCGACCATTCGGGCTTGAGAGTAGCTTACATAGTAGACGCGCAAAAAAGATTGGCAGGAGCCATAAGCGATAGCGAGATCAGGAAGGCGATCCTGCGGGGTGTGGACATTCGTAACAAAGCGTTGGATATAGCCAATCCCGACCCGATCGTCTTCCGGGAAGAAGACGCGGCAAATCCTTATTCCGCGGAGCGGGCCGTCAAGCGCTTGCTGGAGAAGATGCCGGACAGCCGCTATATTCTTGTCGTTGACAGGAATAGCCGGCCGAAAAAGATCGTGCGCTGCCGGGCATTCACAAGCGTGGCGAATAAAGAAAAACATGAACATACGGGAAGGAAGATACTTGTGGTGGGCGGCGCGGGATATCTGGGATCTATCCTTGTAAGAAAGCTTCTCGCGCGCGATATCAAGGTCAGAGTCCTCGATATCCTGATGTACGGGTCAAAATCGGTAGAGGGCCTTCTTAAAAACAGGATGTTCGAACTTGTAAATGGCGATATGCGTGACATATCTACAATAGTCAGGGCGCTGTCGGGCGTCGACGCGGTTGTCAACCTTGCGGCGATAGTAGGCGACCCGGCCTGCAAAAACAGGCCTGAAGCGGCGATAGAGACAAACTACCTCGCGAATAAGGCCTTGGCCGAGGCGTGCAAGTATCACCAGATAAACAGGTTCGTCTATGCCTCTACGTGCAGCGTGTACGGGACGATGGATGGGAATAAACTACTGGACGAAAATTCCGCCCTCAATCCGGTTTCGCTCTACGCCAGGTCCAAGATACATGCCGAGGAGGGGATACTAAGCCTCATGGACGAGAACTTCTCCCCGACCATATTGCGGATGGGGACATTATACGGCTGTTCGCCGAGGATGAGGTTTGACCTCGTAGTGAATACAATGACTAAAACAGCGGTGAAGTCAGGCAGGATATCGGTCCATGGAGGCGGTAAACAGTGGCGTCCTATGCTGCATGTCGACGATGCCGCCGAGGCCTACATAAAATGTCTGGAGGCCCCTATTCACAGGATAAGAGGCGAGATATTCAATGTCGGCTCGGAAGACGAGAACTACAGGATAATCCGCCTGGCAGAGATAGTGAAGGGGTGTGTACCGGGCTCGAAGCTGGTAATGGAGGGGAAGGCAAATGATCCGAGGAACTATTCGGTCTCATTCGCCAAGATAAGGAAGGCCCTGAAGTTCAGGCCTGTCGTCAGGATGGAGAAGGGCGTCATGGACATAAAGAAGAAGATAGGCGAGGAGATCGATAACGTGGACGATCCGAAATATTATAACGTGGAATACAGCCAATGA
- a CDS encoding DegT/DnrJ/EryC1/StrS family aminotransferase: MNHKEKPAILGGKPVFKEPVPITRPTIGRIGRLKKAFGEILRTRMITNSDYVRRFESKLSRHIGVKHAVALSSCTSGLMLIMKALELKGEVIMPSFTFHATAHAAVWNGLKPVFVDCNIDTYNIDPDEVERSITSRTSAIVAVHIFGNPPDIGALTKIAKRHGLKLVFDAAHGLGSAYKGKRVGCFGDAESFSLSPTKLLTTGEGGVVTTNNDRIANFVRMGRTYGDPGSYDPAFSGLSSRMTEFSALLGIEGLDLLEENARRRNRLAGLYKELLSGIPGLSFQKIDKSLRSSYKDFSVLVDKDMFGLSRDLLFDSLAAENISAKKYFYPPVHRQRAFASFGQAGKKLKNTEILSDNSLSLPLYSDMPESDVSKICLAVRRSHRYAREISKAER, translated from the coding sequence ATGAACCATAAAGAGAAGCCGGCGATATTAGGCGGAAAACCCGTTTTCAAAGAACCGGTCCCCATTACCAGGCCCACTATCGGCCGCATAGGGCGCCTGAAGAAAGCGTTTGGGGAGATATTGCGCACCAGGATGATCACGAACTCGGATTACGTCAGGCGTTTCGAATCGAAGCTGTCGAGGCATATAGGGGTAAAACACGCCGTTGCACTTTCCAGCTGCACAAGCGGGCTCATGCTGATAATGAAAGCGCTTGAGCTGAAGGGTGAGGTGATAATGCCGAGCTTCACCTTTCACGCTACTGCCCACGCGGCAGTATGGAACGGCCTTAAGCCGGTATTTGTCGACTGCAATATAGATACCTACAATATTGACCCGGACGAAGTGGAAAGATCCATCACATCCAGAACGTCGGCGATAGTCGCAGTGCACATATTCGGGAACCCGCCGGACATAGGAGCCCTGACCAAGATAGCTAAAAGGCACGGGCTGAAGCTGGTCTTTGATGCCGCCCACGGCCTCGGATCCGCATATAAAGGGAAGAGGGTGGGTTGTTTTGGGGACGCCGAATCGTTCAGTTTGAGTCCCACCAAACTTCTGACCACCGGCGAGGGCGGCGTAGTGACGACGAATAATGACCGGATCGCCAATTTCGTCCGTATGGGCAGGACGTATGGGGATCCTGGTAGTTACGATCCCGCGTTCTCGGGCCTCAGCTCGAGAATGACGGAGTTTTCCGCGCTGCTCGGTATCGAAGGGCTCGACCTCCTGGAAGAAAACGCAAGACGGAGGAACAGGCTGGCCGGATTGTACAAAGAACTGTTATCCGGGATACCCGGCCTGAGTTTTCAGAAAATAGATAAAAGCCTCCGGTCGAGCTATAAGGACTTCTCGGTCCTGGTCGATAAGGATATGTTCGGCTTGTCGAGGGACTTACTCTTTGATTCTTTGGCCGCCGAGAACATTAGCGCCAAAAAATATTTTTATCCTCCTGTACACCGCCAGAGAGCATTCGCCTCTTTCGGCCAGGCCGGCAAAAAGCTAAAAAATACAGAAATACTGTCCGACAACTCATTGAGCCTGCCGCTCTATTCCGATATGCCGGAGTCCGACGTAAGTAAGATATGTCTTGCCGTGCGCCGCTCGCATCGTTATGCCCGGGAGATATCGAAGGCCGAGAGATGA
- a CDS encoding polysaccharide biosynthesis PFTS motif protein, with the protein MTKMAVFEKLSFISLPIAAGYLAMGYEVGYFDKNVSSAFSVLYGYFHRTGKIKKMPPEDFTLAMQYEAHNAALDIVESAYEVRFSKSGAIRLIARMMGSDLVHSIYKKALLARIYDYYRMQSVLNKMAVDAGPGSRLCFVACDYMVMEKMTAFGKPRGGLDKRFFISWWSRILSLAAGMGGYIANIFCLFAFPVWISAKVKKVDRDKPLVKDYQAGIRVYQGDFGMCGKYRSMDFILDGRDLNASNVLFCAETYLSGDYVSEIRKRGYSLVVLPEILCRVSRAFLKEKVFKVFLPFWAQSMAASLTESGFITKTTVTILRDYLLWSRFLDEFRIKHYAVYNNYERGHITRNILLSKRDVTTWYYIHSGHNPDLFNAPDEPDYRHTFFSYMYYDRFLSWGGRVTRYYSSFITHIGKFENSGCLWSEHVRKAAEDKELYSSKRRSILKSLGRDSGRIVAVFDTTVGADAPLQLEDMAAFVTGIVRLMDEDPDIVVVFKEKWLWNELLEREPGIASYYQKLYEHARCYRTGGSNRDSTEVMAVSDLVISAPFTAPTTEALGARKKAIYFDATNRFRGRFYDTFPKLVAHNYNELKGLVRYWLDEASDKDFSDYLDRHIKGKIDAYVDGRGITRFRAFLCGKEEAAKHGEDSYAHIGSF; encoded by the coding sequence ATGACTAAGATGGCAGTATTCGAAAAGTTGAGTTTCATCTCGCTTCCCATCGCGGCGGGTTATCTGGCCATGGGATATGAGGTGGGCTATTTCGATAAGAACGTATCGTCCGCTTTTTCAGTGTTATACGGATATTTTCATCGCACCGGGAAGATCAAGAAAATGCCGCCGGAAGACTTTACTCTTGCGATGCAGTATGAAGCCCATAACGCGGCGCTTGACATCGTAGAGAGCGCATATGAGGTGCGCTTCAGTAAGAGCGGTGCCATAAGGCTTATAGCAAGGATGATGGGTTCCGACCTGGTCCATTCTATTTACAAAAAAGCCCTCCTTGCAAGGATATACGATTATTATCGTATGCAGTCGGTGTTGAATAAGATGGCGGTTGACGCCGGTCCCGGCAGCCGGCTTTGTTTTGTCGCCTGCGATTATATGGTCATGGAGAAGATGACCGCTTTCGGCAAGCCGCGCGGCGGTCTCGATAAACGTTTTTTCATATCATGGTGGTCGCGCATATTGTCATTAGCTGCGGGGATGGGCGGTTATATAGCAAATATATTCTGCCTTTTTGCCTTTCCCGTATGGATATCGGCCAAAGTGAAAAAGGTAGACCGTGACAAGCCGCTGGTAAAGGACTATCAGGCCGGTATCCGCGTATATCAGGGAGATTTCGGGATGTGCGGCAAATACCGCTCCATGGATTTTATTCTCGATGGCAGGGACCTCAATGCCTCGAATGTCCTTTTCTGCGCGGAGACGTATTTGTCCGGGGACTACGTTTCCGAGATAAGAAAACGTGGATACAGCCTTGTTGTCCTGCCGGAGATACTGTGCCGTGTCAGCCGCGCATTCTTAAAGGAAAAGGTATTCAAAGTCTTTCTGCCTTTCTGGGCCCAGTCCATGGCCGCCTCTTTGACGGAAAGCGGTTTTATAACCAAGACGACCGTGACCATATTACGCGATTATCTCCTGTGGTCCAGGTTCCTGGATGAGTTCCGTATTAAGCACTACGCAGTCTACAACAATTATGAACGTGGGCACATAACGAGGAACATCCTCCTTTCGAAGAGGGACGTCACTACCTGGTATTATATACATTCCGGTCACAATCCGGACCTCTTCAATGCCCCGGACGAACCCGATTACAGACATACATTCTTCTCCTATATGTATTATGACAGGTTCCTGTCTTGGGGCGGCAGGGTGACGCGGTATTATTCATCTTTCATTACCCATATTGGGAAGTTTGAGAACTCGGGATGCCTGTGGTCGGAGCATGTGAGGAAGGCGGCGGAGGACAAAGAACTTTATTCCTCAAAGCGAAGGTCTATTCTCAAAAGCCTGGGCAGGGACTCGGGCAGGATAGTGGCCGTATTCGATACGACGGTAGGAGCGGATGCGCCCCTGCAGCTTGAGGACATGGCCGCTTTTGTGACTGGCATAGTGAGGCTTATGGATGAAGACCCTGATATCGTGGTCGTTTTCAAGGAAAAATGGCTGTGGAATGAATTGCTGGAGCGTGAACCCGGGATAGCGTCTTATTATCAGAAGCTTTATGAGCATGCGCGCTGTTACCGTACAGGAGGCAGCAACAGGGACTCCACGGAAGTGATGGCTGTTTCCGATCTTGTCATATCCGCTCCTTTTACGGCACCTACAACGGAAGCGCTCGGCGCCCGGAAAAAGGCGATCTATTTCGATGCCACGAACAGGTTCAGGGGTCGTTTCTACGACACGTTCCCGAAGCTGGTTGCTCATAATTATAATGAGTTGAAAGGCCTTGTACGTTACTGGCTGGACGAGGCTTCGGACAAGGATTTCAGCGACTATCTCGACAGGCATATAAAAGGCAAGATAGACGCTTATGTCGACGGCAGGGGAATAACGAGATTCCGCGCCTTTCTGTGCGGAAAGGAAGAGGCAGCCAAGCATGGTGAAGATAGCTACGCCCATATCGGGTCTTTTTAA
- a CDS encoding DUF692 family multinuclear iron-containing protein: MVKIATPISGLFKDKAAALSISAHSDCLEFRDHSLGSELKKQEIFHCDLQPIHVFSDKETGYLRHVKKNKPGLKLVTFHIASCCDRPRLKGGMFEPGGRRYTRQELLRTAGRNFRAIKRIFGSKTKIAVENNNFYPTGAYKYITDADFVSEMVRGNAIYFVFDIAHGVITSRNRGIDYRGYKRALPMDRAVQLHVSAPGSRHGIAYDAHRLPGDNEYGEVRELLAEYPGIEYVTVEYYKGAKDLVASLERMRRLL; encoded by the coding sequence ATGGTGAAGATAGCTACGCCCATATCGGGTCTTTTTAAAGATAAGGCCGCCGCGCTCTCTATATCGGCGCATTCGGACTGCCTGGAGTTCCGCGACCATAGCCTGGGCTCAGAGCTTAAGAAGCAGGAGATATTTCATTGCGACCTGCAACCTATACATGTTTTTAGCGATAAAGAGACAGGTTACTTGCGGCATGTCAAAAAAAATAAGCCGGGATTGAAGCTTGTTACTTTTCACATCGCTTCATGCTGCGACAGGCCCAGGCTTAAAGGCGGCATGTTCGAGCCAGGCGGCAGGCGTTACACGAGACAGGAGTTGCTGAGGACGGCCGGGCGCAATTTCAGGGCGATAAAGAGGATATTTGGCAGTAAGACGAAGATCGCCGTCGAGAACAACAACTTTTATCCTACGGGCGCGTATAAATATATCACGGACGCGGATTTCGTTTCGGAGATGGTCCGCGGGAATGCCATATATTTCGTGTTTGACATCGCGCACGGCGTGATAACGTCCCGAAACAGGGGGATCGACTACCGCGGATACAAGAGGGCGCTTCCGATGGACAGGGCGGTGCAGTTGCATGTAAGCGCCCCGGGATCGCGACACGGCATTGCCTATGACGCGCATAGGCTGCCGGGCGATAATGAGTATGGGGAGGTCAGGGAGCTGCTGGCGGAATATCCCGGTATAGAATATGTGACCGTGGAGTATTATAAAGGCGCCAAGGATCTTGTCGCCTCACTGGAAAGGATGAGAAGGTTGCTATGA
- a CDS encoding SDR family oxidoreductase: MSYLDGQFGLRDKVALITGASGQLGRRLCESFVKAGAKVAGLDKVISKAKTDGVEYYRADITKKKDVEGALGRVAGKYGTIDIMINNAGVSVFEPFEKRPEKSIDHVMDVNLKGTFFCIQSYVNIFDRCKLKKGSIVNVASFYGVISPDFRIYTDCKRKNSEIYGATKAGVIQMTRYFAVHLASRNIRVNAVSPGGIYNPDNPQGKDFIKNYSARCPMGRMARDGEIAGAVMYLSGDAASYTTGHNIVVDGGMSCW, translated from the coding sequence ATGAGCTATCTAGACGGACAGTTCGGGCTCAGGGATAAAGTGGCGCTGATTACCGGTGCCTCGGGGCAGCTCGGCCGGCGGCTGTGCGAAAGTTTCGTCAAGGCGGGGGCCAAGGTGGCAGGGCTGGACAAGGTCATATCGAAAGCGAAGACAGACGGCGTCGAATATTACAGAGCCGATATAACGAAGAAGAAGGATGTTGAGGGTGCTCTGGGGCGCGTAGCCGGGAAATACGGGACCATAGATATAATGATCAACAACGCGGGTGTCAGCGTTTTCGAGCCTTTCGAGAAGAGGCCCGAGAAGAGCATAGACCATGTCATGGACGTGAACCTGAAAGGGACGTTCTTCTGCATCCAGTCGTACGTCAATATATTCGACAGGTGTAAGCTGAAGAAGGGCTCGATCGTCAACGTTGCCTCCTTTTACGGCGTCATATCTCCGGACTTCAGGATATATACGGACTGCAAGAGAAAGAATTCCGAGATCTACGGGGCTACCAAGGCCGGTGTCATACAGATGACTAGATATTTCGCCGTCCACCTGGCTTCCAGGAATATCCGGGTGAATGCGGTATCTCCGGGCGGGATATACAATCCCGATAATCCGCAGGGGAAAGATTTCATAAAGAACTATTCGGCGAGGTGCCCCATGGGAAGGATGGCCAGGGACGGGGAGATCGCGGGGGCCGTCATGTACCTTTCCGGTGACGCGGCAAGCTATACGACCGGGCACAATATAGTAGTAGACGGCGGCATGAGCTGCTGGTGA
- a CDS encoding N-acetylneuraminate synthase family protein has translation MGYSRKDLKDYGLGTNNGIYVIAEIGINHMGDIDSARNLIGSARRAGADAVKFQTYVTERRTHKGSPIFDILKRCELPFEAFRELKDYSSSLDIEFFSTPFDAESVDFLESIGCRIYKVSSFDVTNHALLSRVAATGKTVMMSVGMANMGEIQDAYNILKGGTSKVALLHCISAYPSRPEDANLAAIYVLKEKFDCLIGQSDHTNDIVIPLYAASAGAQVVEKHYKIDERMDCVDAAVSITEKQMAGMVEEMRKLDKALGRGELGVRPAEKGCEIFRRKAGAR, from the coding sequence ATGGGTTACTCAAGAAAAGACCTTAAAGATTACGGGCTCGGCACAAATAACGGCATCTACGTTATAGCGGAGATAGGTATAAACCACATGGGTGACATCGACTCCGCCAGGAACCTCATAGGGTCAGCGCGCAGGGCCGGCGCGGACGCGGTGAAATTCCAGACTTATGTGACAGAAAGAAGGACGCATAAAGGCTCTCCGATATTCGATATACTGAAAAGGTGCGAGCTTCCGTTCGAGGCCTTCAGGGAGCTTAAGGATTATTCGAGTTCGCTCGACATAGAATTTTTCTCGACGCCTTTTGACGCCGAGAGCGTGGATTTTCTGGAGAGCATCGGCTGCCGCATATACAAGGTATCGTCGTTCGATGTGACGAACCATGCGCTTCTTTCCAGGGTCGCCGCCACGGGCAAGACTGTCATGATGTCCGTAGGCATGGCCAATATGGGCGAGATACAGGACGCTTACAATATCCTGAAAGGCGGGACCTCAAAGGTCGCGCTGTTACATTGTATCTCCGCGTATCCGTCCAGGCCGGAAGACGCGAACCTGGCCGCGATATATGTCCTGAAGGAAAAATTCGATTGTCTGATAGGCCAGTCCGACCATACGAACGATATCGTGATACCGTTGTATGCGGCCTCGGCCGGAGCGCAGGTCGTCGAGAAGCATTATAAGATCGATGAACGGATGGACTGCGTGGATGCGGCCGTGTCTATTACTGAGAAACAGATGGCCGGGATGGTGGAAGAGATGAGAAAGCTCGATAAGGCGCTTGGAAGGGGCGAGCTGGGGGTGAGGCCCGCCGAAAAAGGCTGCGAGATATTCCGGAGAAAAGCGGGGGCGCGATGA
- a CDS encoding GNAT family N-acetyltransferase, which produces MNKLYVFQDGRKNDYSKELECAYKTYGKGSPKSKFRGISVDKLIDHSTEVIISNGLPKNWYFILKGLNIVTITLDRLDKHLNLADIVIDFKSQDSNRYFTGPDYSIRNNKDLEFDSIANLIKKLEWDSGFFGFPVALLSSRYLTENIMHRIEKFIKRENIRLVEYLCNCHDSRSVKIAEKNGFHFADIRLSFEKVLREKHGPQMPKAIRFGKADKKDVRTLKHISEDLYKDSRYFFDTNFNRSKINEFYQNWIEKAVLGKYDDECFCLYTNGVPVAFCSLKYNIGSSVTIGLLGLSNEYQGKGLGKVLLYSIFDMLIDRGVSRVSVVTQGRNYAAQRLYQNVGFLTKATELWYHKWI; this is translated from the coding sequence ATGAATAAACTTTACGTTTTTCAGGATGGGAGGAAGAATGATTATTCTAAGGAACTGGAGTGCGCTTATAAGACGTACGGCAAGGGCTCTCCGAAGTCGAAATTTCGCGGTATTTCCGTGGACAAGCTCATCGACCACTCCACAGAGGTGATCATATCGAACGGGCTGCCCAAGAACTGGTATTTCATACTGAAGGGCCTCAACATAGTGACGATCACGCTGGACAGGCTGGATAAGCATTTAAATCTGGCCGACATAGTCATAGATTTCAAGAGCCAGGACAGCAACAGGTATTTTACGGGCCCCGATTATTCCATACGCAACAATAAGGACCTGGAATTCGACAGCATAGCGAACCTGATCAAGAAGCTAGAGTGGGACTCGGGGTTCTTCGGTTTCCCCGTGGCCCTGCTCAGCTCGCGCTATCTTACGGAAAACATAATGCACCGAATAGAGAAGTTCATAAAGCGCGAGAATATAAGACTGGTCGAGTATCTCTGCAACTGCCACGACAGCCGGAGCGTCAAGATTGCCGAAAAGAACGGTTTCCATTTCGCCGACATTCGGCTCTCATTCGAAAAGGTCCTCAGGGAAAAGCATGGTCCGCAAATGCCGAAAGCGATACGGTTCGGAAAGGCTGATAAGAAGGATGTGAGGACGCTCAAGCATATCAGCGAGGACCTGTATAAGGACAGCAGGTACTTTTTCGATACCAATTTCAACAGGAGTAAGATAAACGAATTCTACCAGAACTGGATAGAGAAAGCCGTCCTGGGAAAATACGACGATGAATGTTTCTGCCTTTATACGAATGGCGTTCCCGTGGCTTTCTGCTCGTTGAAATATAATATAGGATCGAGCGTCACCATAGGGTTGTTGGGGCTCTCCAACGAATATCAGGGCAAGGGGCTGGGCAAGGTGCTGCTATACAGCATCTTCGATATGCTGATCGACAGGGGGGTATCGAGAGTATCCGTCGTCACGCAGGGGCGTAATTATGCGGCCCAGCGCCTATACCAGAACGTCGGGTTCCTTACCAAGGCCACGGAGCTCTGGTACCACAAATGGATCTGA
- a CDS encoding aldo/keto reductase, translating into MDLMEKISRFTLGAAQLGLPYGISGRPLVDSPEDILRAAREAGIDTIDTAKAYGNSEEMIGRYLKKNAGWSPDIITKIKIEGASAAELVREVEMKLDDSLEKLGRKSIYGLMLHNYGALARHKRSLVDAMAQLKAARKVAKIGISVYGADELKISLGYDEFEIFQGPVNLFDRRITSSGSLKEIVRRKKSFFARSVFLQGLFFMDDEALAGKVPEARTYIGKLRGLSEKSGMSVAELAFSYTGSIEGITSLVLGVKSRKQLSDLIALLKTKPIARDLAGQIEKIFSDVPQYVYDPRRWPNAV; encoded by the coding sequence ATGGATCTGATGGAGAAGATATCGAGGTTTACCCTGGGCGCGGCGCAATTAGGGCTGCCTTACGGCATTTCCGGCAGGCCTCTCGTGGACTCGCCGGAGGACATACTGCGAGCCGCCCGCGAAGCGGGTATAGACACGATCGATACCGCTAAGGCATACGGAAACAGCGAAGAGATGATCGGCCGGTATCTGAAAAAGAACGCGGGATGGTCACCTGATATAATAACGAAGATAAAGATAGAGGGCGCAAGCGCCGCTGAGCTCGTTCGCGAGGTCGAGATGAAGTTGGACGACAGCCTGGAGAAGCTCGGCCGCAAAAGCATATACGGCCTCATGCTCCATAATTACGGAGCGTTAGCCAGGCATAAGCGCTCTCTTGTCGACGCGATGGCGCAGTTGAAAGCGGCCCGTAAGGTAGCCAAGATAGGCATTTCGGTTTACGGCGCCGATGAGCTGAAGATCTCGCTGGGATATGATGAGTTCGAGATATTTCAGGGGCCGGTAAACTTGTTCGACCGCAGGATAACGAGTTCGGGATCGTTGAAAGAGATAGTCCGGCGTAAAAAGTCTTTCTTCGCAAGGTCGGTGTTTCTGCAGGGGCTTTTTTTCATGGATGACGAAGCATTGGCCGGCAAGGTCCCGGAAGCCCGGACCTATATAGGTAAGCTGAGGGGATTGTCCGAAAAATCGGGCATGAGTGTGGCGGAACTGGCATTTTCATATACGGGAAGCATCGAGGGCATAACGAGCCTTGTGTTGGGAGTCAAAAGCAGGAAACAGTTGAGCGATCTGATAGCGTTGTTAAAGACAAAACCCATCGCGCGGGACCTTGCGGGACAAATAGAGAAGATATTCTCGGATGTGCCGCAGTATGTATACGATCCCAGGAGATGGCCTAACGCGGTATGA